GCCGATCGCCTCGATGACCCTGTCCACCCGCCTGCGCGACGGCGGCCTGGACCTGGGGAGCATCGGCCTGATCAGCCTCGCCAGCTTCTTCTACCTGCTGAAGTTCCTGTGGGCGCCGCTGATCGACCGCTACGTGTTCGCGCCGCTGGGGCTGCTCGGCCGGCGCCGCTCGTGGCTGCTGGCCGCGCAGCTGGGCGTGGCCGCCGGCCTGGCCGCGCTGGCCTTCACCCGGCCTGAGCTGGGCGTGGGCCCGCTGGTGGGCTGGGTGCTGTTCACCTCCTTCGCCGGCGCCACCCAGGATTCGGTGGTGGACGCCTACCGCATCGAGGTCGCGCCGGCGCAAGCCCAGGCCGCGCTGGCGGCGACCTACACCCTCGGCTACCGCATCGGCCTGATCCTCGGCGGCGCCGGTGCGCTGTACCTGGCCGAATTCGGTGGCTGGACCATGGCCTACCTGGCGATGGCCGCGCTGATGCTGGCCCCGGTGCTGGCGACCCTGCTGTCGCGCGAGCCGGATGCCCCGGAGTCGACCATCACCCGCCGGATCGATTTCCTCGGCGCGTTCTGGCAGCCCTTCTCCAGCTACTTCGCCAACAACGGCCTGGCCCTGGGCCTGGTGCTGCTGCTGTTCGTGGGCCTGTTCAAGTTCCCCGACCAGGTGATCGGGGTGATGGCGGGGCCGTTCTACCTGGACAGCGGCTACACCAAGGCCGACATCGCCACGGTGTCCAAGCTCTACGGCATCTGGGCCGGCATCGGCGGCGCCTTCCTCGGTGGCCTGTGCGTGGCTGCGTTCGGTTTCAGGAAGATGCTGTTCGTGGCGGCGCTGGGCGTGGCCCTGTCCAACCTGGCGTTCCTGCTGATGAGCCAGTACCCGTCGCAGATCTGGGCGTTCTACGCGGCGATCACCGCCGACAACGTGGCCCAGGGCTTCGCCGGCACGGTGCTGGTGGCGTTCATGTCCTCGCTGACCGACCGCAACTTCACCGCCACCCAGTTCGCGCTGCTGGTGTCGCTGGCCAACCTGCCGGGCAAGTTCGCCGGCGGCGTGTCCGGCTACGTGGTCGAGGCCACCTCGTACGCCACGTTCTTCGTGCTGTCGGCACTGACCGTGATCCCCACCCTGGCGCTGCTGGCCTGGCTGTGGCCGCGGATCCGCGAGGCGGCTGCCGCTCCACCGCGCTGAGACTACGTCCGTCGGCGCGTTGACCCGGGGTGGCGTGGGCCATGGCACTCTGTCGGCCGCACTTCCCGACCCTGCCGTCCATGCCCGACCTGGTGCTGCGCGACATCGACCCGATCCTGGCCGAACGCATCCAGCGTGTCGCCCTGGCGCGCGGCTGGGGCCTGCGCGAGACCGCGCTGCGGCTGATCGAGCAGGGCCTGTTCTCGGCCGAGGAGGAAGTCCGCAGCGGCTTCGAGAATCCCGAGGTGGAGGCGCTGGCCGAAGCCATCGCCGCGCTCAAGGAACTGCCGGCGGGCCGCGGCTTCTAGCCGCGGCACGTGGCCGGGGCGCCGGGTCGCGGCCGGTGCCTGCTCAGTGGCGGGTCGCCTCGCGGCGCACGCCGCCCCGGGCGTCCGGCAGTGCGGTGGCGGACTGGCCACGCGGATGCCGGGCCAGGGCCTTGCGGCGCTCGCGGACGCTCTGCGCGACATAGGTCAGCGCGGCGGCCATGGCCAGGCTGTAGCCAAGCAGCTCGGTGCATTCCTCGGCCGCGTTCTTGAACACGCGCACGTAGTTCCCGGCCAGCAGGCCGTGCCACAGGCTGGTCATGCCGAACAGGCGCGAATAGACCAGCAGCAGGACCAGGCCGATGGTCATCACCGCCGCCGACCGCGAGACCAGGAAGCGCGCGGTCGCGGCCAGGGTGGCCTCGCGCTGGCGCAGGGCATGACCCAGGCAGGCCGTGGCCACGGCGGCGACCAGGATCGACCACAGGCCGTGGAACAGCAGGTCCCAGACCGCGTCCAGTTCGCGGATCAGCATGCAGGCGAAAAACCCGGCGGCGAGCACGGCGAAGCCGCGCTCCTCCGCGCGGGCGCGGGCCAGGCGGACGAAGGCCAGCACGGTGGCAAGCAGGAAGCCGAGCTGGGTCAGTTCGACCAGCGACCATTCGCCCACGGCGTCGCCCAGCACGTGGATGTCCGCGTACAGGAGGGCGACCGGGGTGGCCATGACCAGTGCCAGCAGCAGGGAACGACCCAAGTGGGCCAGCAGGATGTGGCGTTGTTTTTCCATCGGGGGGAGGGCTCTCGGGCGCGGGGACTGCCGGCTGTGGCGGGGTCCCGGGGGGAGCGCAGGTCGGGACGGATTCTAGACCCGGCTGCCGGCCGGGAAGGCGCGGTCCGTGGAACATTGCGTCACCGCCCCGGGGCCCGGGCCCCGGCTCCAGCACGGCGCGCCAGCGCATGTGCACCACGGCGGTGGCAGGCTTGCCTGGACGGGTGACAGGGCCCAAGGCGCGAACGGAGCGATCCCGATGACCATGCGGATGCGGGCGGTGCAGGCCGACATCACCACCCTGGCGGTGGATGCAATCGTCAATGCCGCCAACCGCTCGCTGCTTGGCGGCGGTGGCGTGGACGGCGCGATCCACCGCGCCGCCGGCCCCGGGTTGCTGGAGGAATGCCGTGCGCTGGGCGGCTGCCCCACCGGCGAGGCCAGGATCACCGGCGGCCACCGCCTGCCGGCACGGCATGTGATCCACACCGTGGGCCCGGTCTGGCAGGGCGGCGACGCCGGTGAGCGGGCACTGCTGGCGGCGTGCTACCGCAACAGCCTGGTCCTGGCCGAGGCACACGCTTGCGCCACGCTCGCCTTTCCCTCGATCAGCACCGGCGTGTACGGCTATCCGCCGGACCTGGCGGCGCCGGTCGCGCTGGCCACCGCCGCGGCGTTTCCGGCCCAGGTGGTGCGCGAGGTGCTGTTCTGCTGCTACTCCGCACCCGACCTGGCGCGGTACCAGCGCCTGCTGGGCCGCGCCTGAGCGGCTCAGGGCAAGGGCAGTGGCTCGTCGAACACCGCCACGTGCGGCACCCCGTCGGCGCCGATCCATCCCCGGTACATGCCGCCGGTGTTGAACGGCAGGGCGATGCTGCCGTCCGCGCCAAGCACGATGGCGCCACCGTTGCCGCCGGCAGCGGGGATCTCGCGGTTGATCACCGCCTCGGCCGCCGTGGCCAGCGGCTGCCCGGCCAGGCGCACGCGCGCGCAGATCTCATGCGCGGCGGCGGCGCGGATGTAGAACTCGCCCCAGCCGGTACCCGACACCGCGCAGCGCGCATCGGCCCAGGTGCCGGCGCCGACCAGTGGGGCGTCGCCGACCCGGCCCCAGCGCTTGTTGGTCATGCCGCCGGTAGAGGTGCCGGCGGCCAGCTGGCCGGAGCTGTCCAGCGCGACCGCGCCAACGGTACCGAAGTAGGGATGCGCCGGGGCAGGACCCGCACTGGCCTGGCCACGCTCGCGCGCCAGCGCATCCTGCAGCTGCTGCCAGCGCTTCTCGGTGCGGAACCAGGACGGGTCGACCAGCTCGATGCCGCGCTCGCCGGCGAAGGTCTCGGCGCCTTCGCCGACCAGCATCACGTGCGGTGAGTCCTCCATCACCGTGCGCGCCAGGCGGATCGGGTTGCGCACCCGGCGCACGCCGGCGATGGCGCCGGCACGGCCGCTGGCGCCGTCCATGATCGCGGCGTCCAGCTCGTTGCGGCCCTCGTGGGTGAACACCGCGCCGCGGCCGGCGTTGAACTGCGGCGCATCCTCCAGCACCGCGATCGCGGCGGTCACCGCGTCCAGCGCCGAACCGCCCTCGCGCAGCACGGCATGGCCGGCCCGCAGCGCCGTGGCCAGGGCCTCCCGGGCGGCGGCCTCCTCGGCTGGAGGCAGGCTGGCGCGTTCGACCCCGGCGCCGCCATGCAGCACCAGCAACGGCCCTGCCGCCGGGGCGCCGTCATGCACCGGATCGGCCTGGTCCGCCGTCGCCCATGCCGGCACTGCCAGCGCGCAGGCCAGTGCCGCCAGCCATGCCTTGCTCCGCAGTCGCATCCGCATCCCCGTCTCCTCTCGGTTGGTGGCCGGGCCGCGCCTGCCGGCGCGTGCTCAGGCCGGATGTACCACGCCCAGCACGCGCGGCCCGCGCGCGCCGGTCACGGCCGGCAGGTTGCCCGGGCGTGCGGTCAGGGTCTCGCGCGCCAGCCAGGCGAAGGCCATGGCTTCCACGTAATCCGGGTCCAACCCATGCGCCGCGGTGGATTCCACCACCACGCCGGGCAGTCGCGCCGCCAGGCGCGCCATCAATTCCGGGTTGCGCACGCCACCGCCGCACACGATCACCCGCGCGGTGCCGGGCTGGTGCGCCAGCAGCGCCTCGGCCGCGGTCGCCGCGGTCAGTTCGAGCAGGGTGGCCTGGACGTCGGCCGGTGGCTCGTCGCCGCGCAGGCGGGCCTCGACCCAGTCCAGATGGAACTGCTCGCGCCCGGTGCTCTTGGGCGGCGGCTGGACGAACCAGGGCTCGTCGAGCAAGCGCTGCAGCAGCGCCTGGTCGACATTGCCGGAGGCGGCGAAGGCGCCATCGGCATCGAACGCGGCGCCGGTGTGGCGCTGGCACCAGGCATCCAGCAGGGCATTGGCCGGGCCGGTGTCGAAGCCGCGGACCGCGCCCCCGCGCGGCAGCAGGGTGTAGTTGCCGATGCCGCCGAGGTTGAGGACGGCGCGGTCCTCGGCAGCCGAGTGCAGCAGGGCGGCATGGAAGGCGGGAACCAGCGGCGCGCCCTGGCCACCGGCGGCAACGTCGCGGCGGCGGAAGTCGCAGGCGGTGGCGATGCCGGTGCGCTCGGCGATCACCGCGCCGTCGCCGATCTGCAGGGTGAAGGGTACCGGCCCGTGCGGGCGGTGGCGGATGGTCTGGCCGTGCGAGCCGATCGCGGCGACCTGGGCAGGCGCGACCGCGGCCTGTTCCAGCAGCGCCAGTGCAGCGCCGGCGAAGGCCTCGCCGACCTGCACGTCCAGCCGGCCCAGCTCGTCCAGCGAGTCCGGCTCACCGCCCTGGCCGAGCGCGACCAGGCGCGCGCGCAGCGCCTCGTCCCAGGGATGGACGCGGGCGGCAACCAGGCGCAGGCCGGTGGTTCCGGGGTGGTCGGGCAGTTCGACCAGCGCCGCGTCGATGCCGTCGGCGCTGGTGCCTGAGATCAGGCCAAGGAAGAGTCGGGACATGCGCGCCATTGTAGGCGCGGGCGCGGCCTCAGCCGCGCTTGCCGGAGGGCGTGCCGGTGCTGGCGTAGAGCAGCTTTTCCATCGACTCGATGCGCGCCAGGGTCGGGGCGACCTGGGCACGGAACGCGGCCAGGGCAGGGCCCTTGAGCGGCTCCGGCGGCGGCATGGTCACCGACAGCGGGTTGCGGTGCTGGCCGTTGACCCGGAATTCGTAATGCAGGTGCGGGCCGGTGGCCAGGCCGGTGGAGCCGACGTAGCCGATCACCGTGCCCTGCGACACCGTCTGGCCCTGGCGGACCTTGCCGAAGCGCGACATGTGCGCGTACAGGGTGGTGTGGCCCTTGCCGTGGTCGAGGATCACCACGTTGCCGTAGCCGCGCTGCTGGCCGACGAACTGCACCCTGGCGTCGCCGGCGGCCATGATCGGGGTGCCGGTGCCGGCGGCGTAGTCCACGCCCTTGTGCATGCGCATCTTGCCCAGCACCGGGTGGCGGCGCGCGCCGAAGCTCGAGGACAGGCGTGCGTACGGGATCGGCATGCGGATGAAGCTCTTCTTCAGCGGCCGCCCTTCCGGGGTGTAGTAGCCGACCTTGCCGTCCTGCTCGAAGCGCAGGCCGGTATAGGTCTTGCCGCCGGTGGTGAAGCTCGCCGCCAGGATGCGGCCGCCGCCGATGCGCTCGCCCTCGCGCCAGACTTCCTCGACCACCGCGCTGAAGCGGTCGCCGCGCTGGACGTCCTTGAAGTCGATGTCGTACTTGAAGATCTCGTCGGTCATCACCGCGATCGAGGCCGGGCTCAGGCCGGCCTTGCGGCCCGCGGCGTAGAGCGAATGCTCGATCTCGGCGCTGGTCACCGCCACCCGGGTGGTGGTGGCGCGCTCGAGCACCTTTTCGTGGATCTTGCCGCCGGCCAGGGTCAGCTCGACCCGCTCGCTCGGGCTGCGGTCGAAGCGGAAGCCGTGCAGCTGGCCGTCGTCGTCGAGGGCGAAGGCCAGCTCGGCGCCGGCGCGCAGGCGGGTGAGCGGCTCGCGGTTGCCGGGCTGCTCGAGGATCTGGTGCATCACCTGGGTCGACACGCCCATCGACTCGAACAGAGCACCCAGGGTCTGGCCGCGCTGGATCTGGACCACTTCCCACTGGTGGCCGGGCTGGGCCGCGGTCGGCGCATGCACGGTCAGAGGGGGCAGGCTCAACGGCAGGGTGGCGTGCAGCTTCGGCTGCGGCTCCAGCTGCGCGGAGAAACCGGGGACGATGGTGGCGACCAGGGCGCCAAGGGTGGCGAAGAGGCTGGCATGGACCCAGTGGCGTCGGGTCCACTGGGTATTGAAGGCGGCCGGGAAGCGCTCCTTCAACTTGTGGCCGAGGGTCCGGTGATGGAGGATTCCGAGCCGGTCGTGGAACTGCTGCTTTCGCGCGCGGCCGTGGTCGGTCAGGGGCATGGACGGATTCCTTCACGGGACCCCGGAATGCGGCCCACCGCGGGCTACCTTAGACACATGAAATCCATGCGTCAAACCATTGAAGAACCTGAACTTTCCGGTGGCGCCCCTGTTAACTAGCACTTAACATGGCGTTCAAGTTTGTCAGTCCCACCCCCCGTCTTTTCCTGCTGGAGCAGCCTGTGTCCTCCGTCGAAGAATCCCTTGCCCTGATCGGCCGCGGCGCCGATGAGATCCTCAAGCGCGACGAGCTGGAGGCGCGGCTGAAGACGGGACGGCCGCTGCGGGTCAAGGCCGGTTTCGACCCCACCGCCCCGGACCTGCACCTGGGTCATACGGTGCTGCTGAACAAGATGCGCCAGTTCCAGGACCTGGGCCACCAGGTGATCTTCCTGATCGGCGACTTCACCGGGATGATCGGCGACCCCACCGGCAAGAGCGCCACCCGCAAGCCGCTGACCCGCGAGGACGTGCTGGCCAACGCCGAGACCTACGCCGAGCAGGTGTTCAAGGTCCTGGACCGCGAGCGCACCGAGGTCCGCTTCAACAGCGAGTGGTTCGGGCAGATGTCGGCCGCCGACATGATCCGGCTCGCCGGCCAGCACACCGTGGCACGCATGCTCGAGCGCGACGACTTCTCCAAGCGCTTCGCCGCGCAGCAGTCCATCGCCATCCACGAGTTCCTGTACCCGCTGGTCCAGGGCTACGACTCGGTGGCGCTGAAGGCCGACGTGGAGCTCGGTGGCACCGACCAGAAGTTCAACCTGCTGATGGGCCGCGGCCTGCAGGAACACTACGGCCAGGCCCCGCAGATCGTGCTGACCATGCCGCTGCTGGAAGGCCTGGACGGCGTCAACAAGATGAGCAAGTCGCTGGGCAACTACATCGGCATCGCCGAGCCTGCGATCGACATCGTCAACAAGACCATGAAGATCGGCGACGAGCTGATGTGGAAGTGGATCGAACTGCTCAGCTTCGAGATCTCCACGGCCGAGGCGAAGAAGTTGCGCGAGGAGGTGGCCGCAGGCCTCAACCCGCGCGACATCAAGCTGCGCCTGGCGCGCGAGCTGGCCACCCGCTTCCACGACGCCGCTGCGGCCGGGACCGCGATCGCCGGCTGGCATGCCGCGGTCACCGGCCAGGGCGATACCTCGCTGCTGCCGCTGCAGGACGTGGCGGTGCCGGCCGAGGGCCTGCGCCTCGCCGCGCTGCTGACCGCCGCCGGCATCACCCCGTCCAATTCCGAGGCCAACCGCAAGCTCAAGGAACGCGCGGTCAAGGTCGATGGCGAAGTGGTCGAGGATGCCTCGCAGGTGTTCGCCCCCGGCTTCGAGGGCGTGCTGCAGGTGGGCAAGCGCAACTTCGCGCGGGTGCGCCTGGTCGCCGGCTGACGCGCCCACCCACCAGGCAAGGAGCGGCAGGCATGGATGCAGGAACCGCCAACGAAGCGACCCCGGAACTGGAGGAAGGCGAGCTGTCGCTGGCTGGGGCGGCCACCAAGGACGTGTTGTTCCTGGTCTTCATGCAGGTGCCGGTCTGGCTCCTGGTGATGCTTCTGGTCGCCTGGCCCATGAAGGCCATGGGCACGCCACTGCCCGAGATCCCGGAGTTGATGCTGGTGATGCTGCTGACGGCAGTGATCGCCTGTCATTACCGCTGCAGGATCACCGCAACGGATATGGCCCTGGCCAACGCCGCCCTGCGCCGGCTGCCCACCTGGGGCTGGATCGTGCTTGGCGTGCTCGCCATGGAAGTCATGGACTTCGTGGTGCTCCGGGTCAGCGAATGGGCCGGGCAACCGCTTGTGGCCTCCAACCACGCGCCTATCGTCGAGGCGATGGGTGCTTCACCTTGGCTGGCATGGCTATCCGTCTGCGTCCTGGGTCCGGTAGCCGAGGAGCTGGCATTTCGCCGCCTGTTGTTCGGGCGCTTCCTCCGCGCCGGGCGGCCCTGGCTGGGCCTGGTGCTGACCAGCGTGATGTTCGCCTGCATGCACGAGGTCCCGGGGTTCTCCGAAGGGCCGTGGTGGGCGACCGGCCTGCTGTGGATCGCCTATTTGAACGCGGGCGCGGTTTTCGCCGGGCTGTACTGGCGGACCGGGACCTTGTGGGCTCCCATCCTTGCGCACATGGCTGGCAACGCCCTCGCCATGTGGTGACGGCTTTCAGTGGCGCGGCCGGACGCGATGCATCCGGCCGCACGCGCCACGCTCAGTCGCCCAGGGTCAGCAGCGATGCGTTGCCGCCGGCGGCGGTGGTGTTGACCGTCACCGTCTTCTCGGTGGCGAAGCGCAGCAGGTAGTGCGGGCCGCCGGCCTTGGGGCCGGTGCCGGACAGGCCCTGGCCGCCGAACGGCTGCACGCCGACCACCGCGCCGATCTGGTTGCGGTTGACGTAGACGTTGCCGACCTTCGCCCGCGACACGATGCGCTCGACGGTCTCGTCGATGCGCGAGTGGATGCCCAGGGTGAGGCCGTAGCCGGTGGCGTTGACCTGCTCGATCACCGCGTCCAGCTGCCCTGCCTTCCAGCGGACCAGGTGCAGCACCGGACCAAACACCTCGCGCTGCAGCTGCGCCAGCGACTGCAGCTCGTAGGCGCGCGGGGCGAAGAAGCTGCCGTGCGCCAGCGCGCCGTCCAGCGGCGCGGTGGCGATCGCGCGCGCCTCGCGGTCCATGCGCGCGGCGTGGGCCTTGAGCATCTCCAGCGCGTCGGCGTCGATCACCGGGCCGACGTCGGTGGACAGCAGGGCCGGGTCGCCGACCTGCAGCTCGGCCATGGCGCCGGCGAGCATGGTCGCCACCTTGTCGGCGATGTCCTCCTGCACGAACAGCACGCGCGCGGCCGAGCAGCGCTGGCCGGCGGAGGTGAACGCGCTGGCGATGGCGTCCTTGACCAGCTGTTCGGGCAGGGCCGAGGAGTCGGCGACCAGCGCGTTCTGGCCGCCGGTCTCGGCGATCAGCACGGCGATGCCGGCGTCCTCGCGCGCGGCCAGGGCGCGGTTGATCGCACGCGCGGTCTCGGTCGAACCGGTGAAGGCCACGCCGGCCACGCGTGCATCCGAGGTCAGCGCCGCGCCCACGGTGGCGCCGTCGCCGGGCACGAACTGCAGCACCGCTTCCGGGATGCCGGCCTCGTGCAGCAGCTTCACCGCGGCATGGCCGACCAGGCTGGTCTGTTCGGCGGGCTTGGCCACGACCGCGTTGCCGGCGGCCAGCGCCGCGGCCACCTGGCCGAGGAAGATCGCCAGCGGGAAGTTCCACGGGCTGATGCACACGAACACGCCGCGGCCCTGCAGCTGCAGCTGGTTGGATTCGCCGGTCGGCCCGGGCATCTGCTCCGGCGCGCCGAACCTTGCCCGCGCCTGGGCGGCGTAGTAGCGCAGGAAGTCGACCGCCTCGCGCACCTCGGCCACCGAATCGGGGATGGTCTTGCCGGCCTCGCGCACGCACATGGCCATGAACTGCGGCATGCGCTGCTCGAGCAGGTTCGCCGCATGCTCCAGGATCGCGGCACGGCTGGCGGCCGGGGTGCGGTCCCAGGTCGGCTGCGCGGCCACGGCACTGGCCAGGGCGCGGTCCACGATGGCCGCGTCGCCGGCCTGCCACTGGCCGACGACCTGGCGGCGGTCGGCCGGGTTGCGCACCAGGATCGGCTCGCCGGACGGCGCCGGCGAGCCCGGTACCAGCGGCGCGGCGCGCCATGGGCCGGTATGCGTGGCCATCTGCGCGGCCAGTTCCTTCAGCGTGTTGTCGTCGGCGAGGTTGAGACCCATGGAGTTGTCCCTGTCGAAACCCTGGTGGGTGTAGAGGTCGCGCGGCAGCGGGATGCGCGGGTGGGGGATGGAGTCGAAACCGGAGACCACGGCCACCGGGTCGCGCACCAGCTCGGCCACCGGCACGTCCTCGTCGGTGATGCGGTTGACGAAGCTGGAGTTGGCGCCGTTCTCGAGCAGGCGGCGGACCAGGTACGGCAGCAGGTCCTCGTGGCTGCCCACCGGCGCGTATACGCGGCAGGGCACGCCCAGGCGGTCGGCCGGCACCACCTCGGCGTAGAGGTCGTCGCCCATGCCGTGCAGCTTCTGGTGCTCGTACGGGCGGCCATCGGCGATGGCGCGGATCGCGGCGATGGTCTGCGCGTTGTGGGTGGCGAACATCGGGTAGATCGCGTCGCCGTGCTCGAACATGCGTCGCGCCGTGGCCAGGTAGGACACGTCGGTGTTCTGCTTGCGGGTGAACACCGGATAGCCCGGCAGGCCCTCGACCTGGGCGCGCTTGACCTCCGC
This genomic interval from Pseudoxanthomonas suwonensis 11-1 contains the following:
- a CDS encoding AmpG family muropeptide MFS transporter, with amino-acid sequence MSAPAAGEPPRYKGWAGIRRAFGTPSALTLALLGFGCGLPFLPIASMTLSTRLRDGGLDLGSIGLISLASFFYLLKFLWAPLIDRYVFAPLGLLGRRRSWLLAAQLGVAAGLAALAFTRPELGVGPLVGWVLFTSFAGATQDSVVDAYRIEVAPAQAQAALAATYTLGYRIGLILGGAGALYLAEFGGWTMAYLAMAALMLAPVLATLLSREPDAPESTITRRIDFLGAFWQPFSSYFANNGLALGLVLLLFVGLFKFPDQVIGVMAGPFYLDSGYTKADIATVSKLYGIWAGIGGAFLGGLCVAAFGFRKMLFVAALGVALSNLAFLLMSQYPSQIWAFYAAITADNVAQGFAGTVLVAFMSSLTDRNFTATQFALLVSLANLPGKFAGGVSGYVVEATSYATFFVLSALTVIPTLALLAWLWPRIREAAAAPPR
- a CDS encoding O-acetyl-ADP-ribose deacetylase, with translation MRMRAVQADITTLAVDAIVNAANRSLLGGGGVDGAIHRAAGPGLLEECRALGGCPTGEARITGGHRLPARHVIHTVGPVWQGGDAGERALLAACYRNSLVLAEAHACATLAFPSISTGVYGYPPDLAAPVALATAAAFPAQVVREVLFCCYSAPDLARYQRLLGRA
- a CDS encoding isoaspartyl peptidase/L-asparaginase family protein, which codes for MRMRLRSKAWLAALACALAVPAWATADQADPVHDGAPAAGPLLVLHGGAGVERASLPPAEEAAAREALATALRAGHAVLREGGSALDAVTAAIAVLEDAPQFNAGRGAVFTHEGRNELDAAIMDGASGRAGAIAGVRRVRNPIRLARTVMEDSPHVMLVGEGAETFAGERGIELVDPSWFRTEKRWQQLQDALARERGQASAGPAPAHPYFGTVGAVALDSSGQLAAGTSTGGMTNKRWGRVGDAPLVGAGTWADARCAVSGTGWGEFYIRAAAAHEICARVRLAGQPLATAAEAVINREIPAAGGNGGAIVLGADGSIALPFNTGGMYRGWIGADGVPHVAVFDEPLPLP
- a CDS encoding anhydro-N-acetylmuramic acid kinase → MARMSRLFLGLISGTSADGIDAALVELPDHPGTTGLRLVAARVHPWDEALRARLVALGQGGEPDSLDELGRLDVQVGEAFAGAALALLEQAAVAPAQVAAIGSHGQTIRHRPHGPVPFTLQIGDGAVIAERTGIATACDFRRRDVAAGGQGAPLVPAFHAALLHSAAEDRAVLNLGGIGNYTLLPRGGAVRGFDTGPANALLDAWCQRHTGAAFDADGAFAASGNVDQALLQRLLDEPWFVQPPPKSTGREQFHLDWVEARLRGDEPPADVQATLLELTAATAAEALLAHQPGTARVIVCGGGVRNPELMARLAARLPGVVVESTAAHGLDPDYVEAMAFAWLARETLTARPGNLPAVTGARGPRVLGVVHPA
- a CDS encoding peptidoglycan DD-metalloendopeptidase family protein — encoded protein: MPLTDHGRARKQQFHDRLGILHHRTLGHKLKERFPAAFNTQWTRRHWVHASLFATLGALVATIVPGFSAQLEPQPKLHATLPLSLPPLTVHAPTAAQPGHQWEVVQIQRGQTLGALFESMGVSTQVMHQILEQPGNREPLTRLRAGAELAFALDDDGQLHGFRFDRSPSERVELTLAGGKIHEKVLERATTTRVAVTSAEIEHSLYAAGRKAGLSPASIAVMTDEIFKYDIDFKDVQRGDRFSAVVEEVWREGERIGGGRILAASFTTGGKTYTGLRFEQDGKVGYYTPEGRPLKKSFIRMPIPYARLSSSFGARRHPVLGKMRMHKGVDYAAGTGTPIMAAGDARVQFVGQQRGYGNVVILDHGKGHTTLYAHMSRFGKVRQGQTVSQGTVIGYVGSTGLATGPHLHYEFRVNGQHRNPLSVTMPPPEPLKGPALAAFRAQVAPTLARIESMEKLLYASTGTPSGKRG
- the tyrS gene encoding tyrosine--tRNA ligase is translated as MSSVEESLALIGRGADEILKRDELEARLKTGRPLRVKAGFDPTAPDLHLGHTVLLNKMRQFQDLGHQVIFLIGDFTGMIGDPTGKSATRKPLTREDVLANAETYAEQVFKVLDRERTEVRFNSEWFGQMSAADMIRLAGQHTVARMLERDDFSKRFAAQQSIAIHEFLYPLVQGYDSVALKADVELGGTDQKFNLLMGRGLQEHYGQAPQIVLTMPLLEGLDGVNKMSKSLGNYIGIAEPAIDIVNKTMKIGDELMWKWIELLSFEISTAEAKKLREEVAAGLNPRDIKLRLARELATRFHDAAAAGTAIAGWHAAVTGQGDTSLLPLQDVAVPAEGLRLAALLTAAGITPSNSEANRKLKERAVKVDGEVVEDASQVFAPGFEGVLQVGKRNFARVRLVAG
- a CDS encoding CPBP family intramembrane glutamic endopeptidase; amino-acid sequence: MDAGTANEATPELEEGELSLAGAATKDVLFLVFMQVPVWLLVMLLVAWPMKAMGTPLPEIPELMLVMLLTAVIACHYRCRITATDMALANAALRRLPTWGWIVLGVLAMEVMDFVVLRVSEWAGQPLVASNHAPIVEAMGASPWLAWLSVCVLGPVAEELAFRRLLFGRFLRAGRPWLGLVLTSVMFACMHEVPGFSEGPWWATGLLWIAYLNAGAVFAGLYWRTGTLWAPILAHMAGNALAMW
- the putA gene encoding bifunctional proline dehydrogenase/L-glutamate gamma-semialdehyde dehydrogenase PutA, whose translation is MSALSARQPAPPPGPVSPLRAAITDAWLRDETTHVRELLDQARLDPARQAEVDALAADLVRRVRARAGDQGAIEAFMRQYDLGSEEGVLLMCVAEALLRIPDQETADKLIRDKLGDADWEKHLGQSESVLVNASTWGLMLTGRLVNLNDMTRHDVPGAFKRLVGRVGEPVVRLAVRQAMRIMGHQFVMGRTIGEALARSRKGGNASYRYSFDMLGEGALTMKDARRYLQAYRDAIHAIGRSGDFKGSDVFAAPSISIKLSALFPRYEHAKRERVMAELAPAVLELAQLARSYGIGYTVDAEESDRLELSLDIIEATFSDPSLEGWEGYGLAVQAYQKRAPYVIDFLAALARRVGRRIPVRLVKGAYWDAEVKRAQVEGLPGYPVFTRKQNTDVSYLATARRMFEHGDAIYPMFATHNAQTIAAIRAIADGRPYEHQKLHGMGDDLYAEVVPADRLGVPCRVYAPVGSHEDLLPYLVRRLLENGANSSFVNRITDEDVPVAELVRDPVAVVSGFDSIPHPRIPLPRDLYTHQGFDRDNSMGLNLADDNTLKELAAQMATHTGPWRAAPLVPGSPAPSGEPILVRNPADRRQVVGQWQAGDAAIVDRALASAVAAQPTWDRTPAASRAAILEHAANLLEQRMPQFMAMCVREAGKTIPDSVAEVREAVDFLRYYAAQARARFGAPEQMPGPTGESNQLQLQGRGVFVCISPWNFPLAIFLGQVAAALAAGNAVVAKPAEQTSLVGHAAVKLLHEAGIPEAVLQFVPGDGATVGAALTSDARVAGVAFTGSTETARAINRALAAREDAGIAVLIAETGGQNALVADSSALPEQLVKDAIASAFTSAGQRCSAARVLFVQEDIADKVATMLAGAMAELQVGDPALLSTDVGPVIDADALEMLKAHAARMDREARAIATAPLDGALAHGSFFAPRAYELQSLAQLQREVFGPVLHLVRWKAGQLDAVIEQVNATGYGLTLGIHSRIDETVERIVSRAKVGNVYVNRNQIGAVVGVQPFGGQGLSGTGPKAGGPHYLLRFATEKTVTVNTTAAGGNASLLTLGD